A genomic segment from Salvelinus alpinus chromosome 8, SLU_Salpinus.1, whole genome shotgun sequence encodes:
- the LOC139583636 gene encoding suppressor of cytokine signaling 6 translates to MTSCLQPDGRTLWIAAPSSGPQEESSHPVPVSCPTPFPCQGGPFRMKKISLKTICKSLNINKGKEEGGGDFVMLHQPSPAVDFSKEDSLFRGCYTKELAGCDLGGGGGGGGVEEEEKAGHNKGRSKSESLMGSLKRRLSAKQKAKVKGGSTAMGSVDDDDTFSSSSVPISFNEVKAQRPLRSASLRSHHYSPSPWPLRPVNSDEACIKMEVKVKAMVHSPSPSPNLNGVRKDFHHQDFQMEGIFQEQAVKNLQEQAESLKNLQQPQNGDQLHLNIDEHVPVVLGCTPQDYIQYTIPLEEGMYPEGSHSVSHNFCLDGSLPMEVATEADSSSLHADQQSQEDQDLVSMNLNLPADLFMESVNGLLIGSNGVMLQSSRDRVDAHQQPPPPPLSPLLPLLPSNEIPRTCSRFSGAYSHVAERVRHHLNFDPNSAPGVSLVYDSVQSSGPMVVTSLTEELKKLARQGWYWGPITRWEAEEKLVNLPDGSFLVRDSSDDRYLLSLSFRSQTKTLHTRIEHSNGRFSFYEQPDVEGHTSIVDLIEYSIKDSENGAFCYSRSRLPGSATYPVRLTNPVSRFMQVRSLQYLCRFVIRQYTRIDLIQNLPLPNKMKDYLQEKHY, encoded by the coding sequence ATGACCAGCTGTCTCCAGCCTGATGGGAGGACTCTGTGGATAGCAGCACCTTCATCAGGACCCCAGGAGGAGAGCAGCCATCCCGTCCCAGTCTCATGTCCCACGCCCTTCCCCTGCCAAGGAGGGCCGTTCAGAATGAAGAAAATCAGCCTTAAGACCATCTGCAagtccctcaacatcaacaaggGCAAGGAAGAAGGAGGGGGGGATTTTGTCATGCTCCATCAGCCCTCGCCAGCGGTCGACTTCTCCAAGGAGGACTCTCTTTTCAGGGGCTGCTACACCAAAGAGCTGGCGGGCTGCGAccttggaggtggaggtggtggtggaggagttgAAGAAGAGGAGAAGGCGGGACACAACAAGGGCCGCTCTAAGAGCGAGAGTCTGATGGGTTCTCTGAAGAGGAGGCTGTCGGCCAAGCAGAAGGCCAAAGTCAAAGGGGGCTCCACAGCCATGGGGTCAGTTGATGATGACgataccttctcctcctcctctgtgccCATCAGCTTCAACGAGGTCAAGGCCCAGCGGCCATTACGATCGGCATCCCTCCGCAGCCACCATTACAGCCCCTCTCCCTGGCCCCTGCGGCCTGTGAACTCAGACGAAGCCTGCATCAAGATGGAGGTGAAAGTTAAAGCCATGGTCCACTCTCCGAGCCCCAGCCCCAACCTGAATGGTGTGCGGAAGGATTTCCACCACCAGGACTTCCAGATGGAGGGCATCTTTCAGGAGCAGGCCGTGAAGAACCTCCAGGAGCAGGCAGAGTCCCTGAAGAACCTCCAGCAGCCCCAAAACGGTGACCAGCTGCACCTGAACATTGACGAACACGTGCCTGTAGTCTTGGGCTGCACGCCGCAGGACTACATCCAGTACACCATTCCTTTAGAGGAGGGAATGTACCCAGAGGGGTCCCACTCTGTCTCCCACAACTTCTGCCTGGACGGGTCCCTGCCTATGGAGGTGGCGACTGAGGCGGACAGTAGCTCTCTCCACGCTGACCAGCAGAGTCAGGAAGACCAGGATCTGGTGAGTATGAACCTGAACCTGCCAGCGGACCtcttcatggagtctgtgaacgGCCTCCTCATCGGCTCTAACGGCGTGATGCTCCAGAGCTCCAGGGACAGGGTCGATGCCCATCAacagccccctcctccccccctctctcccctcctgccctTGCTACCCAGCAATGAGATCCCCCGGACTTGCTCCAGGTTCAGTGGTGCGTACAGCCACGTGGCGGAGCGGGTGAGGCACCACTTAAACTTTGACCCCAACTCGGCTCCGGGCGTGAGCCTGGTGTATGACTCAGTCCAGAGCAGCGGACCCATGGTTGTGACCAGCCTGACCGAGGAGCTGAAGAAGCTAGCCAGGCAGGGTTGGTACTGGGGGCCCATCACACGCTGGGAGGCTGAGGAGAAGCTGGTCAACCTGCCTGACGGCTCGTTCCTGGTCAGGGACAGCTCGGACGACAGGTACCTCCTCAGCCTTAGTTTCCGCTCCCAGACCAAGACCCTCCACACCCGCATCGAACACTCCAACGGACGCTTCAGCTTCTACGAGCAACCCGACGTGGAGGGACACACGTCCATCGTAGACCTGATAGAATACTCCATAAAAGATTCGGAGAATGGAGCCTTCTGTTATTCTAGATCTCGCTTACCAGGGTCCGCCACCTATCCCGTCAGGCTGACAAATCCCGTGTCTCGTTTTATGCAAGTGCGCTCCCTGCAGTACCTGTGTCGGTTCGTGATCAGACAGTACACCAGGATTGACCTGATTCAGAACCTGCCTTTGCCCAACAAGATGAAAGACTACCTGCAGGAGAAGCACTACTGA